TTGCCATTGTTCGGGTCGTAGTACTGTTGCATTATCTGCTTCAGCTCATCGAAGTTCTTCGGCGGATTTGGCACGAGGTTCTTGTTGTAGATCAGGGCAACGGTCTCGGCCGCGAATGGGACACCGTAGTAGCGGCCCTTGTACTCAAAAGCCTCCTTGGCAAGCGGGACGAAGTTGTCCTTAAAGTTGGTCGGAACGTAATTATCTATCGGCTTTAGAAGTCCTGCTTCGGCGAACTTTCCAATCCAGTCGTGGGCCCAGATGAAGAGATCGGGACCTTTGCCAGCGGGAATAGCAACCTTGAGTGCCCCCTCAAGATCGGCCTTGTAAACCATCTCGACGTGTATGTTGGGGTGCTCGATTTCAAACTCCGCTATGAGATCCTTGAAGGTTTGGGCCTCATCTTGACCCATTGCGTGCCAGAGGACTATAGTAACCTTCTGGCCCGGGGTACTGGTGGTAGTGGTCGTCGTAGTTGTTGTGGTTGTTGTGGTAGTAGTTGTCGTGGTTGTCGTAGTAGTCGTTGGCTGGGTCGTAGTTGTGGTGGGCTTGGTGGTAGTAGTGGTTGTAGTGGTGGTCGGCTTGGTGGTAGTTGTAGTGATCGTTGAGGTTGTCTCAGGATAGGTGGTAGTGGTAGTCGTAGTAGTCGTGGGCTGACTGGTCGTGGTGGTAGTTGTGGTTGTAGTCACCGTGGGGGTAGTCGTCGTAGTTGTTGTGGTTCCGCCCCCACCGCCTCCGATACAGCCACTGGCCGCTACACCAAGAACAAGAATTCCCACCAGGACAAGGCTTAACAGGCTCTTTCTCATGGCCATCACCCTTTAGACTTCTGCACTTTAGTATCATCACGGGTGATATATATCTTGCGCTTCCGGGCTCAAGTTTAGCCCAGTGCCCTTTACAGTACCTCGATGACACTTTTGTACATTAAAAGGGCCGATGTGGGCGGCACCCCTGGAAGGCTTTTTCCTCTATAAGTCAGTTTTACCTCCTCCCCCGAGCAGTTTATAACGACGAAAACTTCTTCCGTGCCCAGAACCCGCTTGTAAGCGAACCATCTATCCCCCGCGGCCACAACCCTGAAATCTCCACGGGAGAGGGGAGCAAGGGAACGCCTGAAGTTTATGAGCTTCCTGACTTTCTGGAGTGTCTCTTCGTCCCACAGCTCTTCCTTCCAGGGCATCGGCGTTCTCCCCGCGCTCATGCCTTCCCCCGAGCCTTTTAGACCGATCTCGTCCCCGTAAAAGATCGCTGGGATCCCCTTGTAGGTCATCAGGAATGCGAGGGCGCAGAGGTACCTTTTTCTGTCTCCCTTGACAAGGTCTATGAAGCGCTCGGTGTCGTGGTTGTCGAGGAAGTTGTAGGTGAAGTACTCCGCTGGGCCGTAGTAGGCGCTCAAAAGGTTCAGCTCGTTGAGGAACTCCTCCGCTTTGATCTCCTCAAACGCAAAAAACCTCAGGATTGCATCGTAGAGGAGGTAGTTCATGACCCCATGAAAGACGTCGAAGAGCCAGAGCCTTCCGTCGTCCATGACCTCACCAAAGAGATAAGCCTCCTTCGGAAGCCGCTTTCTAAGATCGCGCCAGAGGCCTGGAGGAACGCCGTGGGCAACGTCCAGGCGCCAGCCGTCGGCGCCCCTCTCAAGCCAGAACTCCATAACGTCCGCTATGAAATCCACCACCTCAGGGTTCCCGTGGTTTAGCCTCGGCATAAGCCAGACCGAGAAAAAGCTTTCGTAGTTCCAGTTCAAGCTTTTCAGCGCTTTGTGCTTCTCGATCCAGGGAAGGTCTGAGCCCAGGAGCTCAAGGAACTCCGATGAAACGACCGGAAAGCCCGTCACCCTGTAAAAGTCTTTGTACTGGCTCTTTTCGCCATTTTTGACAACATCCTGGAAGAACGGGTGGAAAAAGCTCGTGTGGTGGAAGACACCGTCAAGGACGAGCTTTATGCCCCTCTCCTTGAGGGCCTTCACGAGCTCCTCGAAGGCCTCATCCCCTCCGAGTCTCCTGGCCACATGGTAGTAGTCGATGATATCGTAGCCGTGGTAGGTCATGGACTCAAAGATGGGGGTTAAGTAGAGGGCGTTGACACCCAGGCCCTTAAGGTGATCCACATGCTCAACGATCCCCTTCAAGTCCCCCCCGTGGAATAACTCCCCCTCCAGCGGGAGCTTCTTCTCCTGAATTCCGACCGCGAACCTGTCCGGCATTATCTGGTAGAAGACGCTCTCCAACGGCCACGAGGGGGCTTCAAGCTCATTTGGAACGGCCCTGAACGGGCCGAGCTTTTTCAGGCTTCCTGACGTTGTTTCAACCAGGAAGTAATACTCCAGCTCCACCGGTTCCTTCCACAGGACCGCCTCATAGTACTCAAAAAGCCCGTCCTCAGCCTTTTTCCACATCCCGGTTTCCTCCCCGTTGACCGCCAGCACCGCCGACCTCACAACGCCGCGCTTTCCCCTCAGAATGAAATGAGTCCTCCCAGCAAAGTGGTAGAGGTAGAGCAGGGCGGGAGAGTGGTAGATGTCCTCGTCACCCGCTATCTCAGCTATACTCACCTCCCTCTCGAACTTGTACGCAGGACGGCGGTAGTTCTCCCTTCTGGGATTCTCAGGGTCGAGCTCGAACCTACCGCCGAGGGAAAAAGCGTACCTCCAGAGGCCCTCCGGAAGGAGAACCCTCACTGTCCAGCGGTTTCCGCTCCTCTCCATCCTGAAGGAGCCCTCGTTGAACGCGTTGAAGCTTCCCAGGAGGTAGGCGTACTTCTCGTTGCCTGCGGAAATCGAGAACTCCACCTCGGCAAGCCTCCCGAAGTACGGGTCTTCAACGAATCCGAAAGTTTTATACACCTTGACCACCCCTGTATCACTGTTGATGAATAAACCGATGCCAGTGAACTTAAATGTCTTTGGAGGTCTGGCCATGAGGGAGGAGGAGATCATAGAAAAACTTCAGAGGCTCGGTCTCACCAAGTATGAGAGCCTGGCGTACATAAATCTCCTAAAGCTCGGGCCGAGCAAGGCCACGGACATAACGAAGGAGAGCGGAATCCCCCACACCCGCGTTTACGATGTCCTAAGCTCACTCCACAGGAAGGGGTTTGTTGACGTCATGCAGGGGACGCCGAGGCTCTACAAGCCTGTCAACCCCGAGGTCGTGCTCGAGAGGATAAAGGAGGACATAATCCAGGACATAGAGGACCTTAAAGCCGCTTTCCTCGACCTCTACCGGGAGGCACACGGGGAGGAGTTGCCGGAGATCTGGACAATCCAGGGCTTCGAGAACACTGTTGAGAGGGCGGAGCACATAATTAGAACCGCCAGGTACGAAGTCCTCATAAACACGCCCTTCGAGTTCCTGAAGTTCCTCCAGGGCGAGATTAAAAACAGAAAGGACGTGATCTTCGTCATCACGAGCAACTTCGAGGGAGAGATACCCGAATGGCTCAGGCAGGACAACATCATCCTGGCAAAGAGCGGTGGAGCGCCATGGCTGATGGCAAGCTGGATAATCGGCGACGTCAACTACGCCCTCTTCTTCGGCGCCCTGCCCAAGGACGGGAGAAGGGAGAAGTTCTACTCCTTCTGGGCCAGGAGCCCGAAGATAACCCAGAACTACATGCACTGGTTCTACACCATCTACTTCGACAACAGCGAGGTCATAAAGCCGCTAAACTATGAAGGACTGCCAAAACCGCTCTCTCTCGTCAACATCAGAACCCTCATCACGGTTCTCAAGTTCGTGGAGCTCCCGAGAAGGGCTGAGATAGTGGGAAGGTACGTCGATACCAAAGAACCCGTAACCCTCGAAGGTGAAATCGTCGACTACGAATACACTCCCCTCACCGCAAACGTGACTTTCAAGTACAACGGAAACATCCTCAAGGTCGGTGGGCTCGGCAGTTACTTCGAGGACGTTGAGGGCGAGAAGTTCATCCTCCTCGAGTGATATTTTTACCCCACTTTATCCACAGCCGGGGGTAAACCAGATGAGGATACTAATGCTGGGGTTTGAGTACCTTCCGGTAAAAGTCGGCGGGCTGGCGGAAGCCATCACGAGCACAGCGGAAGGCCTTGCCGGGCTAGGCCACGAAGTCGTTGTATTCACGCCGGACCACGGGAGGGGCCTCGGGGAGCCCGTGAAGAGGTTCAAGGTCATCTCCTTCGGGGAAGAGGTCGAGATAGAGGTAAGAAAGCGAGTGCAGAACGGCGTGACCGTTTACTCCCTCGCGGGTGGCCTTCTGAGCGGGCCCGACGTCTACGGGCCTGGCTGGGAGGGGCTTTTGAAAAAGACCGTCCTCTTCGGGAAGGCCAGCGCCGGACTTATGAACGGCCTCATCGGGGAGTTCAAGCCGGATATAGTCCACGCCCACGACTGGCATACCGTCTTTGCGCTCGGCCTCCTGAAGAAGTATTTCGGGATAAGGAGCGTTTTTACTGTCCACAGGCTCAACAAGGCAAAGGTTCCAGCGGGATACTTCCACGAGGCAAACCTCGGTGAGTTCGCCCCCTACCCGGATATCGACCCGGAGCACACGGCCGCTTACATGGCTGACCTGGTGACAACCGTCAGCAGGGGCTACCTCTGGGAGGAATGGGACTTCTTCGGGCACTTCGAAGGCAAAGCTACTCACGTCTTCAACGGCATAGACTGCACCTTCTGGAACGAGGGGCTTCTCGAAAACGCGACTCTGCCAAGGAAAGAGCGCAGAAAGCTCATCTTAGGGCGCTTCGGCCTCCCAGACGGCAAAGCCTTCATGTTCATAGGCCGCTTCGACAGGGCCCAGAAAGGCGTCGATACCCTCCTGCGAGCTATAGAAGTGCTCTCCAGCGATCCGGGCTTTGGGGACATGCGCTTCCTCATAATCGGAAAGGGCGACCCCGAGCTTGAGAGGTGGGCGAGGGCAGTGGAAAGCCGCTTCCCGGGCAACGTTCGCGTGATAACAGAACTCCTTCCCCGGGAGAGGGTTAGGGAGCTCTACGGCTCCGTGGACTTCGTGGTTATCCCGTCCCACTTTGAGCCCTTTGGCCTTGTCCAACTCGAGGCCATGTGCCTTGGGGCCGTCCCGATAGGAAGCGCCGTTGGGGGGATAAAGGACACGATAATAGACCTCGATGGGGATCCACAAAACGCCACGGGAATACTCGTGCCGCCGGGGGATGCGTTTGCACTGGCGAAGGCGATGGTAAGGGCGAAGAACCTCGATGAAGGGACGCTCAACCGCCTCAGGGAGAACGGAAAGAGGCGCGCGAGGGAAGACTTCACGTGGAGGAATTCCTGCGAGAGGTACGTTAAGGCTTATCTCAACGAGATTGACAGGGCCATGCCCTTCCTGCGCTAACGCCAGCCGTAATCAGCCAAAAACTTCCCCTTCACCCTTTTTATCGTCCCCGAAACGCCGAGCGTCCTGAAGATTGCCCGCGAACCGTTCACCTGAGTAACCAGCGTCAGGGCGAAGCGGAGCTCCTCCACATGCTCCCGGCCAACCCTGACGATGCCGGTCTGGCTCTTCTCGTCGAACTTTATGAACCACGGCTTAGCTTTAGCGGAGCCGAGGAAACCGAGTGTTGACAGCGAAGCCTCCCAGATGGCCCTCTTTATTTCCTCACCCGTGAAGGCCCTCTCACCGATAACCTGGAAGGCTATGTAACGGTACTTATCCCTCAGCGTCGGTGGCAGGTACTTCGGCTTCTCCTTCATTTTCACACCCCACGAATCTGGCCACCAACCTTTTTAAGCCATGCCCCCGGCTGGGTTAGGGGGGTGAGGAGTTATGAAAACGCCCTACTTTTCATTCGCCGTGGGAGAGCTCCCAAAGGGCTGTCAGCTCTGCGTCAGGGGCGAGAAGCTCGTCCTGTTCACCACCGGCGCCTGCCCGAGGGACTGCTTCTACTGCCCGCTCAGCCCGTGGAGGAGGGGAGACGTGGTTTACGCCAACGAGAGACCCGTTAAGAGCGCTGAAGACGTTATCGAGGAGGCCATTACCCAGGAGGCAAAAGGGGCAGGTGTCACGGGCGGAGACCCTCTGGCGAGGCTCGACAGAACTGTGGAATACATAAAACTCCTTAAGGAGCGTTTTGGCAGGGACTTCCACGTCCACCTCTACACCACCGGGGCTTTGGCGACCAAGAAGAACCTCGAAAAGCTCTACGATGCCGGCTTAGACGAGATACGCTTCCACCCTGACCTGTTCAACCCCAGCTCAAAGCTCTTCAGGGTCGAGATAGAGAACATAAAGAACGCCTTCGACTTCGACTGGGACGTTGGGGGGGAGATACCCGCAATTCCGGGCCAGTTCGAGAGGATGAAGTGGTACGCCGAGTTCTTGGATGGCCTCGGCGCGAAGTTCCTCAACGTGAACGAGCTTGAGTACAGCGAGATGACCCTCAAGACGCTTCTGGAGATGGGCTATCAGCCGGTCAGCGACGAGAGCGCCGCGATAAAAGGCTCCCTTGAAACCGGCCTAAAGCTCCTCGAGTGGGGGGAGGAGAATACTTCCCTGAGCTACCACCTCTGCACCGCGAAGCTCAAGGACGCCGTCCAGCTCAGGAACAGGCTGAAGAGGATGGCGAAAAAGGTGGCCAGACCCTACATGGAGATAACCGAGGAAGGAACGCTCCGCTTCGGGGTAGCGGAATACGACGACCTCGACGAGCTCTACAGCTTTCTCGTGGAGGAGGCAGAGGTTCCGCCCGAGTGGCTTTACATAAACCGCGAGAAGGGAAGAATAGAGATGCCGGAGGAAGTTGCGGCTGAGCTGGCGGAGGCGATTGAAGGCGACGTTAAGTTCTTCGTCGTAGAAGAATACCCGACCTGGGACAGGCTGGAGGTGGAGAGAACCCCCCTGTAGTTATTCAACCTCGAGCTCCTTGAACTCCCTCCTCAGCAGGGAGAGCTGGTTTTCCTCCAGGGCGGCGGGGCTAACCACCACTACCAACGTCCCCCCTTTAAGGAGGAAGTAATCCCTCAAGGTCGTCAGGAACTTGAAAACGCTACTGAAGCCGTTTTCCATTATCAGGTATTCGAGGCCATCGATGATTATGACGGTATCTTCGTCAGCCGTGGAAATCAGGCGATGGAGAATCGCCGGAAGACGGAGCGGGTCCATGGAGTTCTCACCCTCGACTTTGCTGAGCCACAGGTAGGGGATGCCCCTCTTCTTGAATACCTCCGGCGTCCTCGTCAGGGCCATCACTTTTTTGCCCGCCGACAGCCTGAGGATGGAGTCTATATCCCTGGTACCGGCCAGATAAGCCCCGCTCTTAAGCTGGGATGTTCCGTTGACTATCTTCGATGGCTCCACGGCAACCCGGGCCCTTCTCATGTAGTCCACAAGGTAATAGGTGCCCAGCAGAAGGGCAAAGGAGATTATGATGTCGTCAAGGATCTTGGTGAGGGATGTGGGGTAAACGTCGTTCATGACATCGGCCAGAAAACCCAGCCATAAGAGTAGTGTTACATGGGCGCCCTTCCTGAGAAGGCTCCGGGAAAGGGAAGTCTCAAACAGGGCCCGATACCTGTAGAGGATGAGTAAGGCCAGCGTTACTATGCCGAGCTTTAATATTTCGAGGCCCAGCTTGAGGTCCAGCTCCATCCTCCCTACCCGGCCTATAATACGCGCACGTCATAAAAGCTTTTCGATGCCGCGTTGGGCTATATCTGTCTCGGACTGACGTAATTAATTAATAACAATTTAAAGTGGTACTAAATTTACCGGAGCTTCCAAGATAACAGGGAAGCCTACAGAAGCCGGACTGTGGGAAAAGGGATGCGCCGGAAGAGAGGGGGTCTGTTTTACGCCCGCCCCTGTGTTGGAGCTTCCTTACCTTCGGGACGTTTTTACCCTTATTTCTGTTAATCATCGCCGCGGCCATCACTCAATCTTTGCGCTCTGGGAGAACTTGCAGTGGCGGGCATTGCCCTGCTGGCGACACTTAATTCCCGGCGGTAACGGGAGAAGAGAAATAAAAACGCAGTGGACAGAGCTGAAAATCAGCCCCCCACCTTCTCAATCCCTATCTTCGCCTCGACCTCGGGCCACTCGACTACATAGCCCTTCGCTTCGCCGAAGATAAGCTCCACAGCCCTCGTTTCCCTCATTATGTAATCGAGGTTTTCCTGGAGCAGCTCGCGGTTTTCGTCGGTAGTTTCTATCGTGACCCGGATGCGGTCGTTGACATCTAAATCAAGGCGCTTTCTCATCTCCTGTATCCTCCTCACGAACTCCCTGGCGATGCCTTCCGCCAAAAGCTCCCTCGTGAG
This sequence is a window from Thermococcus zilligii AN1. Protein-coding genes within it:
- a CDS encoding extracellular solute-binding protein, producing MAMRKSLLSLVLVGILVLGVAASGCIGGGGGGTTTTTTTTPTVTTTTTTTTTSQPTTTTTTTTTYPETTSTITTTTTKPTTTTTTTTTKPTTTTTQPTTTTTTTTTTTTTTTTTTTTTTTSTPGQKVTIVLWHAMGQDEAQTFKDLIAEFEIEHPNIHVEMVYKADLEGALKVAIPAGKGPDLFIWAHDWIGKFAEAGLLKPIDNYVPTNFKDNFVPLAKEAFEYKGRYYGVPFAAETVALIYNKNLVPNPPKNFDELKQIMQQYYDPNNGKYGIATPVDPYFISGWAQAFGGYYFDDKTEMPGLGDARAIQGFHLFFDEIWPYMASSTDYNSQVGLFTDGKAPFMVNGPWSISVVKNAGINFGVVPLPPIVVNGTTYYPRPYGGVKLIYVTANANDEKMQAIWEFLNWFSTNEGVALTLAFKNGYVPVLQSVASDPDVQSDPAISGFMKALENAYLMPKSTKMAAVWDPVNKAIQAIISGEKTIEQALQDAQQQILQAISGG
- a CDS encoding alpha amylase N-terminal ig-like domain-containing protein, coding for MYKTFGFVEDPYFGRLAEVEFSISAGNEKYAYLLGSFNAFNEGSFRMERSGNRWTVRVLLPEGLWRYAFSLGGRFELDPENPRRENYRRPAYKFEREVSIAEIAGDEDIYHSPALLYLYHFAGRTHFILRGKRGVVRSAVLAVNGEETGMWKKAEDGLFEYYEAVLWKEPVELEYYFLVETTSGSLKKLGPFRAVPNELEAPSWPLESVFYQIMPDRFAVGIQEKKLPLEGELFHGGDLKGIVEHVDHLKGLGVNALYLTPIFESMTYHGYDIIDYYHVARRLGGDEAFEELVKALKERGIKLVLDGVFHHTSFFHPFFQDVVKNGEKSQYKDFYRVTGFPVVSSEFLELLGSDLPWIEKHKALKSLNWNYESFFSVWLMPRLNHGNPEVVDFIADVMEFWLERGADGWRLDVAHGVPPGLWRDLRKRLPKEAYLFGEVMDDGRLWLFDVFHGVMNYLLYDAILRFFAFEEIKAEEFLNELNLLSAYYGPAEYFTYNFLDNHDTERFIDLVKGDRKRYLCALAFLMTYKGIPAIFYGDEIGLKGSGEGMSAGRTPMPWKEELWDEETLQKVRKLINFRRSLAPLSRGDFRVVAAGDRWFAYKRVLGTEEVFVVINCSGEEVKLTYRGKSLPGVPPTSALLMYKSVIEVL
- the trmBL1 gene encoding HTH-type sugar sensing transcriptional regulator TrmBL1, which gives rise to MREEEIIEKLQRLGLTKYESLAYINLLKLGPSKATDITKESGIPHTRVYDVLSSLHRKGFVDVMQGTPRLYKPVNPEVVLERIKEDIIQDIEDLKAAFLDLYREAHGEELPEIWTIQGFENTVERAEHIIRTARYEVLINTPFEFLKFLQGEIKNRKDVIFVITSNFEGEIPEWLRQDNIILAKSGGAPWLMASWIIGDVNYALFFGALPKDGRREKFYSFWARSPKITQNYMHWFYTIYFDNSEVIKPLNYEGLPKPLSLVNIRTLITVLKFVELPRRAEIVGRYVDTKEPVTLEGEIVDYEYTPLTANVTFKYNGNILKVGGLGSYFEDVEGEKFILLE
- a CDS encoding glycogen/starch synthase, with the protein product MRILMLGFEYLPVKVGGLAEAITSTAEGLAGLGHEVVVFTPDHGRGLGEPVKRFKVISFGEEVEIEVRKRVQNGVTVYSLAGGLLSGPDVYGPGWEGLLKKTVLFGKASAGLMNGLIGEFKPDIVHAHDWHTVFALGLLKKYFGIRSVFTVHRLNKAKVPAGYFHEANLGEFAPYPDIDPEHTAAYMADLVTTVSRGYLWEEWDFFGHFEGKATHVFNGIDCTFWNEGLLENATLPRKERRKLILGRFGLPDGKAFMFIGRFDRAQKGVDTLLRAIEVLSSDPGFGDMRFLIIGKGDPELERWARAVESRFPGNVRVITELLPRERVRELYGSVDFVVIPSHFEPFGLVQLEAMCLGAVPIGSAVGGIKDTIIDLDGDPQNATGILVPPGDAFALAKAMVRAKNLDEGTLNRLRENGKRRAREDFTWRNSCERYVKAYLNEIDRAMPFLR
- a CDS encoding ribonuclease P protein component 2, translated to MKEKPKYLPPTLRDKYRYIAFQVIGERAFTGEEIKRAIWEASLSTLGFLGSAKAKPWFIKFDEKSQTGIVRVGREHVEELRFALTLVTQVNGSRAIFRTLGVSGTIKRVKGKFLADYGWR
- a CDS encoding radical SAM protein, which encodes MKTPYFSFAVGELPKGCQLCVRGEKLVLFTTGACPRDCFYCPLSPWRRGDVVYANERPVKSAEDVIEEAITQEAKGAGVTGGDPLARLDRTVEYIKLLKERFGRDFHVHLYTTGALATKKNLEKLYDAGLDEIRFHPDLFNPSSKLFRVEIENIKNAFDFDWDVGGEIPAIPGQFERMKWYAEFLDGLGAKFLNVNELEYSEMTLKTLLEMGYQPVSDESAAIKGSLETGLKLLEWGEENTSLSYHLCTAKLKDAVQLRNRLKRMAKKVARPYMEITEEGTLRFGVAEYDDLDELYSFLVEEAEVPPEWLYINREKGRIEMPEEVAAELAEAIEGDVKFFVVEEYPTWDRLEVERTPL
- a CDS encoding DUF835 domain-containing protein; protein product: MELDLKLGLEILKLGIVTLALLILYRYRALFETSLSRSLLRKGAHVTLLLWLGFLADVMNDVYPTSLTKILDDIIISFALLLGTYYLVDYMRRARVAVEPSKIVNGTSQLKSGAYLAGTRDIDSILRLSAGKKVMALTRTPEVFKKRGIPYLWLSKVEGENSMDPLRLPAILHRLISTADEDTVIIIDGLEYLIMENGFSSVFKFLTTLRDYFLLKGGTLVVVVSPAALEENQLSLLRREFKELEVE